Proteins found in one Methylobacter sp. S3L5C genomic segment:
- a CDS encoding transposase: protein MAILNTVSPHLKACTLKQMTLLIEAMLSMTGRVTMLSLSRWTEKGGSYRTVQRFFKEKIAWSALR, encoded by the coding sequence ATGGCAATACTAAATACCGTAAGTCCACATTTAAAAGCCTGCACGCTAAAGCAGATGACCCTGCTTATTGAAGCCATGCTGTCGATGACGGGGCGGGTAACCATGCTGAGTTTGTCGCGTTGGACTGAAAAGGGTGGCAGCTATCGGACGGTACAGCGTTTTTTTAAAGAAAAAATAGCGTGGTCAGCGTTACGTTGA
- a CDS encoding nucleoside deaminase, translating into MNYANMLSVALAEAQTGYDEGGVPVGAALFDSHGTMLGKGRNRRVQDNDPSIHGEIDAFRKAGRQTNYRDKILVTTLAPCWYCSGLIRQFNIGTVVVGESVNFEGHLDWLKEAGVKIVEINNADCIALMRRFIEQSPQIWFEDIGECDCN; encoded by the coding sequence ATCAACTATGCAAACATGCTGTCCGTCGCGCTTGCCGAAGCACAAACCGGCTATGATGAAGGCGGTGTACCTGTTGGTGCGGCGTTATTTGATAGCCATGGCACGATGCTAGGAAAAGGTCGAAATCGCCGGGTACAAGATAACGATCCGTCGATTCATGGAGAAATTGATGCTTTTCGTAAAGCCGGTCGCCAAACCAACTATCGCGACAAAATTTTGGTAACTACCTTGGCACCTTGTTGGTATTGCTCGGGGTTAATCCGACAATTTAATATTGGTACTGTGGTGGTTGGTGAATCAGTTAACTTCGAGGGGCATCTGGATTGGCTTAAAGAAGCTGGGGTGAAAATCGTTGAAATAAACAACGCTGATTGTATCGCACTAATGCGACGCTTTATTGAGCAATCACCGCAAATCTGGTTTGAAGATATTGGCGAATGCGATTGCAATTAA
- a CDS encoding TIGR02647 family protein: protein MPYTQDIVDEINILVRYNLSTTQEGIKVHKTATPETIAATKRLYDKGLVTQEDGGYLTALGHEAAEQAQTVLNLLNPA, encoded by the coding sequence ATGCCCTATACCCAAGACATTGTAGACGAAATAAACATTCTGGTTCGCTACAACCTGAGCACTACCCAAGAAGGTATTAAAGTACATAAAACGGCGACACCGGAAACTATTGCTGCCACCAAACGTTTGTACGATAAGGGACTTGTTACACAGGAAGATGGCGGTTATTTGACTGCCCTGGGCCATGAAGCTGCAGAACAGGCACAAACAGTATTAAACTTGCTTAATCCTGCTTAA
- the ftsE gene encoding cell division ATP-binding protein FtsE has product MIKFVSVSKRYPDTGDVLRNVSFHLKRGEIAFLTGHSGAGKSTLLRLIATMERCSRGQILLDGQDLGQVKENQLPYIRRKMGFIYQDYKLLHDRTVFDNVALPLVIAGFGHHEVVRRVRAALDKVSLTGKEKKYPLALSGGEQQRVGIARAVVNKPPIIIADEPTGNLDPDLSAEIMFLFAQFQQVGVTVLIASHDISLITQLNYRVLKIDHGQLVSS; this is encoded by the coding sequence ATGATAAAGTTTGTCAGTGTCAGTAAACGTTACCCTGATACCGGTGACGTATTGCGTAATGTCAGTTTCCATTTAAAGCGTGGCGAAATAGCTTTTCTTACCGGTCATTCAGGAGCCGGGAAAAGTACTTTGTTGCGATTAATTGCTACCATGGAGCGCTGCAGTCGAGGGCAGATATTATTGGATGGACAAGATCTTGGTCAGGTAAAAGAAAATCAGTTGCCTTATATAAGAAGAAAAATGGGCTTTATTTATCAGGATTATAAGCTACTTCATGATAGAACGGTTTTTGATAACGTGGCCTTACCGTTGGTGATAGCCGGATTTGGGCACCATGAAGTCGTTCGTAGGGTAAGGGCGGCTTTGGATAAGGTCAGTTTGACGGGCAAAGAAAAAAAATATCCCCTGGCTTTGTCAGGTGGTGAGCAGCAGCGGGTAGGTATTGCCAGGGCTGTAGTTAACAAGCCGCCAATTATTATTGCCGATGAGCCAACCGGCAATCTGGATCCGGATTTGTCGGCAGAAATCATGTTTTTGTTTGCCCAGTTTCAACAGGTCGGTGTTACCGTGTTGATTGCTTCACATGATATTTCTTTAATTACACAACTAAATTACCGTGTCTTAAAGATAGATCATGGTCAATTGGTGTCGAGTTAA
- the ftsX gene encoding permease-like cell division protein FtsX translates to MKRDHKNRIRKDIPVRSVRTDVRQTKTAGGNFVDKIKAYRDLHAHALFSSLGRLVASPFTSIMTIAVLAIAISLASGFYILVVNLQQLTGNLETSNQLSLFLRDDVSDAHANKLADSIRQNENVQDVKIISRKQALTEFQTYSGFGTAINALEENPLPIVIQVLPKNSLEDKQGLEDLLKSFEQSPEVDFAQMDLQWIERLQSIMSVARLFATLLNLMLGGAVLFIIGNTIRLELHTRRDEVVIAKLVGATNGFIRRPFLYTGFWIGFISGVSAWFVVTTLMLVLRQSVEKLSGLYGDSFHLLFLDFTQTLALIGISSALGVLGSWAVLMYQLQHTKSE, encoded by the coding sequence ATGAAACGAGATCATAAAAATCGTATCAGGAAAGATATTCCGGTTAGGTCGGTCAGGACTGATGTTCGGCAAACCAAGACGGCAGGGGGTAATTTTGTCGATAAAATAAAGGCTTATCGGGATCTTCATGCACATGCCTTGTTTTCCAGTCTGGGTCGTCTGGTCGCTTCACCTTTTACGTCGATAATGACTATAGCGGTCCTTGCTATTGCCATTTCACTGGCGAGCGGTTTTTATATTTTGGTAGTCAATCTTCAGCAATTAACGGGTAATCTGGAAACCAGCAATCAACTCTCTTTGTTTCTCAGGGATGATGTTTCTGATGCGCATGCCAATAAGTTGGCAGATAGCATTCGGCAGAACGAGAATGTTCAGGACGTTAAAATAATCTCCAGAAAACAGGCGTTGACTGAATTTCAGACTTATAGTGGCTTTGGTACTGCTATTAATGCATTGGAAGAAAATCCGTTACCTATTGTCATTCAGGTGCTACCAAAGAATAGTCTGGAAGATAAGCAAGGGCTTGAGGATTTACTGAAAAGCTTTGAACAATCGCCTGAAGTCGATTTTGCCCAGATGGATTTGCAGTGGATTGAGCGCCTGCAATCTATTATGTCGGTAGCGCGACTATTTGCTACATTGCTGAATCTGATGTTGGGTGGCGCTGTGTTGTTTATTATTGGCAATACCATACGGCTGGAGTTGCATACTCGCCGTGATGAGGTAGTGATTGCGAAATTGGTCGGCGCGACAAACGGGTTTATCCGAAGGCCGTTTTTATACACAGGTTTTTGGATTGGTTTTATTTCAGGGGTATCGGCATGGTTTGTTGTGACTACGCTGATGCTTGTATTAAGGCAGTCGGTTGAAAAGCTGTCAGGACTTTATGGGGATAGCTTCCATTTGTTGTTTTTGGATTTCACACAAACATTGGCATTGATAGGTATTTCTTCGGCACTGGGAGTATTGGGCTCATGGGCAGTACTGATGTATCAGCTTCAGCATACCAAGTCGGAGTAA
- a CDS encoding rhodanese-like domain-containing protein, with protein MTVKQLSATELKNKIDQEEKLFLLDVREPNEYEYGHIANSVLIPLNQIPNRLSELEMQQEIVVICHHGMRSQQAANYLAQSGFKNISNLTGGIDAWSCNCDSSMRRY; from the coding sequence ATGACTGTAAAACAATTATCGGCAACCGAACTCAAGAATAAAATTGATCAGGAAGAAAAACTATTTTTGCTGGATGTAAGAGAGCCTAATGAATATGAATACGGCCATATTGCCAACAGCGTATTGATCCCGCTTAATCAAATCCCGAACAGGCTAAGTGAGTTGGAAATGCAACAGGAAATTGTCGTCATTTGTCATCATGGCATGCGTAGCCAACAAGCGGCTAACTATCTTGCGCAATCGGGCTTTAAAAACATTAGTAATTTAACTGGCGGAATTGATGCCTGGTCTTGTAATTGTGATAGCTCAATGCGTCGTTATTGA
- a CDS encoding S1 RNA-binding domain-containing protein, producing the protein MLNIGKINTLNVVKKQGPDVYLDNGTSAKVLLADKKPPEKCQLGDALDVFVYVDSEGHLAATTKIPLAQVDDIAWLKVVSLNYVGAFLDWGLPKDLLVPFSEQHHEMEVGKAYLVKVFLDDKNRIAATTKIDRFIADESVDFEVGQKVSLIIADKTELGFKAIVNNTHWGLLYQNELFQPLKRGQKLDGYIKQIREDGKIDLNLNQPGYGKVVSLTDNILNKLKENNGTLMLSDKSPPEAIYSAFGVSKKVFKQAIGALYKKQLISIDKNGIKLV; encoded by the coding sequence ATGTTAAATATCGGTAAAATTAATACCTTAAACGTTGTTAAAAAACAAGGCCCTGACGTCTACCTTGATAATGGCACTTCAGCTAAAGTATTGCTGGCTGACAAAAAACCACCTGAGAAATGTCAGTTAGGCGATGCCCTGGATGTATTTGTCTATGTCGATTCAGAAGGACATCTGGCGGCTACCACCAAAATACCGTTGGCACAGGTGGATGATATTGCCTGGTTAAAAGTGGTGTCGCTTAATTATGTCGGTGCTTTTCTCGATTGGGGTTTGCCCAAAGATTTACTGGTTCCTTTTAGTGAACAACACCATGAAATGGAAGTCGGGAAAGCATACCTTGTTAAAGTATTTCTTGATGATAAAAACCGTATCGCCGCCACCACCAAAATTGATCGCTTTATTGCCGATGAATCGGTCGATTTTGAAGTCGGTCAAAAAGTGTCATTAATTATCGCCGATAAAACCGAACTGGGTTTTAAAGCTATTGTTAATAATACCCACTGGGGCTTACTATATCAAAATGAACTGTTTCAGCCACTCAAAAGAGGCCAAAAGCTGGATGGTTATATTAAACAAATAAGAGAAGATGGAAAAATTGATCTAAATCTTAACCAGCCTGGCTATGGCAAAGTAGTATCACTAACCGATAACATCTTAAATAAATTGAAAGAAAATAATGGTACGTTGATGCTAAGCGACAAAAGCCCGCCTGAAGCTATTTATAGCGCCTTTGGCGTCAGTAAAAAAGTCTTTAAACAAGCCATTGGGGCGCTGTATAAAAAACAGTTAATCAGCATCGATAAAAATGGCATTAAACTCGTATGA
- the dksA gene encoding RNA polymerase-binding protein DksA has protein sequence MTDSTQPIASPFSFKSYQEAEGEEYMNEAQLKHFATILKNWKAELMHEVDRTVHHMQDDAANFPDPNDRATQESEFSLELRTRDRERRLIKKIDESLKEIESGDYGFCESCGIEIGIRRLEARPTASLCIDCKTLDEIREKQMG, from the coding sequence ATGACCGATAGTACTCAACCGATTGCATCACCGTTTAGTTTCAAGTCTTATCAAGAAGCTGAAGGCGAAGAATATATGAATGAAGCTCAATTAAAGCATTTTGCGACCATTCTCAAGAATTGGAAAGCCGAATTAATGCACGAAGTGGATCGTACTGTGCACCACATGCAGGATGATGCCGCTAATTTCCCAGATCCTAATGATCGGGCGACGCAGGAATCAGAATTTAGTCTGGAATTAAGAACGCGTGACCGTGAACGTAGACTTATTAAGAAAATTGATGAGTCCCTTAAAGAAATTGAATCAGGTGACTATGGTTTTTGTGAGTCATGTGGCATAGAAATAGGCATACGCCGCCTTGAGGCCAGACCCACTGCCAGTTTATGCATTGATTGTAAAACTCTAGATGAAATTCGGGAAAAACAGATGGGCTAG
- the rpoH gene encoding RNA polymerase sigma factor RpoH, which produces MSNALTLPVNLSVGTFDAYLNLVRQMPRLTSEQERELTLRFRDDGDLEAARELVMTNLRFVVHVARGYSGYGLSMPDIIQEGNIGLMKAVKRFDPDVGVRLVSFAVHWIKAEIHEYVIKNWGIVKVATTKAQRKLFFNLRKSKKDIGWLSNNEAMAIAEDLNVDLSDVYEMEKRLGSQDMSFDVPVDESSEDGYAYPANYLQQHGTDPSVLLENADWEGHGQDLLAEAMAGLDERSLDILSSRWLADKKATLHELAERYNVSAERIRQLEQNAMKKLRATVVLEA; this is translated from the coding sequence ATGAGTAATGCATTGACTTTACCTGTTAATTTATCAGTTGGAACATTTGACGCCTATTTAAATCTGGTTCGGCAAATGCCCAGATTAACCTCTGAGCAGGAGCGTGAGTTGACGCTAAGATTTAGAGATGACGGCGATTTAGAGGCGGCACGTGAATTGGTTATGACCAATTTACGCTTTGTTGTTCATGTTGCCAGAGGATATAGCGGTTATGGTCTGTCAATGCCTGATATTATTCAGGAAGGTAATATTGGCTTGATGAAGGCTGTTAAGCGTTTTGATCCTGATGTCGGTGTGCGTCTGGTCTCTTTTGCGGTACATTGGATTAAAGCTGAAATTCATGAGTATGTGATTAAAAATTGGGGCATCGTCAAGGTTGCTACAACTAAAGCCCAGCGAAAATTGTTTTTCAATCTACGTAAATCCAAAAAAGATATTGGTTGGTTATCCAACAACGAAGCAATGGCTATTGCGGAAGATCTTAATGTTGATCTTAGCGATGTTTATGAAATGGAAAAACGTTTGGGTAGTCAGGATATGTCATTTGATGTGCCTGTTGACGAATCTTCTGAAGACGGTTACGCCTACCCTGCAAACTATCTTCAGCAGCATGGCACCGATCCTTCTGTTTTGCTTGAAAATGCCGACTGGGAAGGGCATGGCCAAGATTTATTGGCAGAGGCGATGGCGGGATTGGATGAGCGAAGCCTGGATATTCTGTCAAGCCGCTGGCTGGCAGACAAAAAAGCCACATTACATGAGCTTGCCGAGCGCTACAATGTGTCGGCAGAGAGAATCAGGCAGTTAGAGCAAAATGCCATGAAGAAGCTAAGAGCGACCGTTGTACTGGAAGCTTGA
- the rapA gene encoding RNA polymerase-associated protein RapA — protein sequence MADFIPGQRWISNTESELGLGLILEVSFKRVTVLFLASDERRTYASDNAPLTRVSFAVGDIIESIDEEKLTINRLIEKDGLITYVGKNASGQEVHLEEVELNHHIQFNKPQDRLFTGQIDPSSWFLLRYETWLRLQQLQQSPVKGLLGGRTSLIPHQLYIAHESANRSAPRIMLADEVGLGKTIEAGLILHHRLINGLTRRVLIIVPESLLHQWLVEMLRRFNLRFSVFDEARCTEEMADDDGLDEDDSPEDHNPFLTEQLILCSQRFFSDYPRRQQQALQAGWDMVIVDEAHHLKWSEQAVSPEYQFVEQLSLQTPSLILLTATPEQLGKESHFARLRLLDPDRFYSFAAFVEEERQFEPVANAAKLLLAEQALDENDQENLTRLLKDDNVGGLLENLNNPSKSTAARESLIKILLDHHGTGRILFRNSRQTVQGFPERERHGYALTGNNSQSGACEPAVDLQQDPRFIWLVDKLITSVKTESSASLRGQKALLICKHAQTAIDLEQTLKDRVGIASAVFHEGMTIIERDRAAAYFADPESSARLLICSEIGSEGRNFQFVHHLILWDLPTNPDLLQQRIGRLDRIGQKHVIQIHIPYLESTQQHSLYRWYDEGLDAFRSNNSAAQTVADKLHDELEDLLHNNNQADIDAFIAKSQALSSEIEAQLHNGRDQLLELNSCRKELSDELIEQLNNYEHEGALWPYMENVFECFGVDTEFHSADCFIVRPSDHMRVSHFPGLSEDGTTVTGNRQLALAREELQFLTWEHPLVTAAIDLVLSSETGNASISVIRHSDLKAGQFLLECLFIAECSAPAELQIGRFLPPTPIRVLINQQQQDLTETIEHSSLLETGKKFDKQQIIDFLNNQKLPITKLLATAELKAKAEMQQLIDEATNTMLDSLSAEIKRLVRLKKVNPTIKTEEIEQLKDMTMLAHENIQAAHLRLDAVRFIITS from the coding sequence ATGGCAGATTTTATCCCCGGTCAACGCTGGATTAGTAATACCGAGTCAGAACTTGGTTTAGGTCTTATTCTTGAAGTAAGTTTCAAGCGCGTTACTGTGCTTTTTTTAGCCAGTGACGAACGGCGTACTTATGCAAGCGATAACGCGCCCTTAACCCGCGTCAGCTTTGCAGTAGGTGACATCATTGAATCAATTGATGAAGAAAAGCTGACCATTAATCGCTTGATCGAGAAAGATGGTTTAATTACCTACGTAGGTAAAAATGCTTCCGGACAAGAAGTTCACTTGGAAGAAGTTGAACTGAATCATCATATTCAATTCAACAAGCCTCAGGACCGATTGTTTACCGGTCAAATTGATCCCAGCTCATGGTTTCTGTTACGTTATGAAACCTGGCTAAGACTACAACAGCTTCAGCAGTCACCCGTCAAAGGCTTACTGGGTGGCCGAACGTCATTAATTCCACATCAGCTATATATTGCCCACGAGTCAGCCAATCGGTCTGCACCAAGAATAATGCTGGCAGATGAAGTAGGTTTGGGTAAAACCATCGAAGCCGGTTTAATTTTGCACCATCGCCTGATTAATGGCTTGACTCGTCGTGTATTAATTATCGTCCCGGAAAGCCTTCTGCATCAATGGTTGGTAGAAATGCTTCGGCGCTTCAATCTGCGCTTTAGTGTTTTTGATGAAGCTCGCTGCACTGAAGAAATGGCTGATGACGATGGTCTGGATGAAGACGATAGTCCAGAAGATCATAACCCGTTCTTAACTGAACAATTAATTCTCTGCAGTCAGCGCTTTTTCTCTGATTATCCACGCCGGCAGCAACAAGCTTTACAGGCCGGATGGGATATGGTGATTGTTGATGAGGCACACCATCTCAAATGGAGTGAGCAAGCTGTCAGTCCCGAGTACCAGTTTGTTGAACAATTAAGCCTGCAGACTCCCAGCCTTATTTTATTGACTGCGACCCCGGAACAACTAGGTAAAGAAAGCCATTTTGCCCGGCTTAGATTACTGGATCCTGACCGCTTTTACAGTTTTGCTGCTTTCGTGGAAGAAGAACGTCAGTTTGAACCGGTAGCCAACGCGGCCAAATTATTATTGGCAGAGCAAGCACTCGATGAAAATGACCAAGAAAATCTAACCCGGTTACTTAAAGATGACAATGTCGGCGGATTACTGGAAAATCTCAATAACCCGTCAAAATCAACGGCAGCAAGAGAATCGTTGATTAAGATATTACTTGATCACCATGGTACCGGACGAATTTTATTCAGAAACTCAAGGCAAACCGTACAAGGCTTTCCAGAGCGTGAACGTCATGGCTATGCCTTGACAGGTAACAACTCACAAAGCGGAGCTTGTGAACCAGCTGTTGACTTACAACAAGACCCTCGTTTTATCTGGCTGGTTGATAAACTAATAACCTCAGTAAAAACCGAATCAAGCGCCTCTTTACGTGGCCAAAAAGCCTTGTTAATCTGTAAACACGCACAAACGGCCATTGATCTGGAACAAACTTTAAAAGACCGCGTCGGCATTGCCTCAGCAGTCTTTCATGAAGGCATGACCATTATTGAACGTGACCGGGCAGCCGCTTATTTTGCTGATCCGGAGAGCTCTGCCCGATTATTGATTTGTTCTGAAATTGGCAGCGAAGGCAGAAATTTTCAATTTGTACATCACTTGATTTTGTGGGACTTACCAACCAACCCGGATTTATTGCAGCAACGCATCGGCAGGTTGGATCGTATTGGTCAAAAACATGTTATTCAGATACACATCCCCTATCTTGAAAGCACCCAACAACACAGTCTGTATCGCTGGTATGACGAAGGACTTGATGCTTTTCGCAGCAACAACTCAGCCGCTCAGACAGTTGCCGATAAACTGCACGATGAACTAGAAGACCTGCTACACAACAATAACCAGGCGGATATTGATGCCTTTATCGCCAAAAGCCAAGCTCTTAGTTCAGAAATTGAGGCACAATTACACAATGGCCGCGACCAATTACTGGAATTAAACTCCTGTCGTAAAGAATTATCCGACGAACTCATTGAACAGCTTAATAACTACGAACATGAAGGGGCACTTTGGCCTTACATGGAAAATGTTTTTGAATGCTTCGGCGTTGATACCGAGTTTCATTCTGCAGATTGTTTTATTGTTCGTCCCAGTGACCATATGCGGGTTTCCCACTTCCCCGGTTTATCTGAAGACGGCACCACTGTTACCGGAAACCGGCAACTGGCACTGGCACGTGAAGAATTGCAATTTTTGACGTGGGAACACCCACTGGTAACCGCAGCAATTGATTTGGTACTATCCAGTGAAACCGGTAATGCCAGCATCAGTGTCATCAGACACAGCGATCTAAAAGCCGGTCAGTTTTTACTGGAATGCTTGTTTATTGCTGAATGCAGCGCACCTGCCGAATTACAAATTGGCCGATTTTTACCACCGACGCCTATTCGAGTATTGATTAATCAACAGCAACAAGATTTAACTGAAACCATAGAGCATAGTAGTTTACTGGAAACCGGTAAAAAATTTGATAAACAACAAATTATCGACTTTTTAAATAATCAAAAGCTACCTATTACCAAACTCTTAGCGACTGCAGAACTAAAAGCAAAAGCCGAAATGCAACAGCTGATTGATGAAGCGACCAATACCATGCTTGACTCGCTATCGGCCGAGATAAAACGCCTGGTTAGACTTAAAAAAGTCAATCCAACCATAAAAACCGAAGAAATTGAGCAGCTAAAAGATATGACGATGCTGGCCCATGAAAATATTCAGGCCGCCCATTTACGCTTGGATGCTGTACGTTTCATTATTACCAGTTGA
- a CDS encoding aminotransferase class I/II-fold pyridoxal phosphate-dependent enzyme, which translates to MQTRLAERNSKISSFYVMELLRHAKQLESQGKDIIHMEIGEPDFPTPPTIVNAGIKHIQTGEVKYTPAAGLPELRKKIAAFYKQRYGVTINEQRIFVTPGASGAFLLAFGVSLNPQEELLIADPCYPCNSNFTRLFDGKTKTIAVDAGTGYQLTAQLIKEYWTPATKGALIASPSNPTGTLITPEELQQAIATVNDLGGCFYSDEIYHGLVYDTTATSALAFSDDVFVINSFSKYFGMTGWRIGWLIVPDEFIEATEKLAQNIYISTSTPAQYAALAAFDENTLAELENRRREFAARRDFLYDNLLRLGFEIPIKPAGAFYIYANAKKFTDDSYQFALDFLEAEGVAITPGKDFGSNEANHMLRFSYTTSFAKMTIAIQRLDRFINKG; encoded by the coding sequence ATGCAGACACGACTGGCTGAACGAAATTCGAAGATTTCTTCGTTTTATGTCATGGAATTACTACGCCATGCCAAGCAACTAGAATCGCAAGGCAAAGACATTATTCACATGGAAATCGGTGAACCGGATTTTCCAACACCACCAACCATTGTCAATGCCGGTATTAAACACATTCAAACCGGCGAGGTTAAATATACACCTGCAGCCGGCTTACCTGAACTACGTAAAAAAATAGCTGCCTTTTATAAACAGCGTTATGGGGTAACTATAAATGAACAACGCATTTTTGTAACCCCTGGGGCTTCTGGTGCGTTTTTATTGGCTTTTGGGGTTAGCCTTAACCCGCAAGAAGAACTGTTAATAGCTGACCCTTGTTATCCGTGTAACAGCAACTTTACCCGCTTGTTTGACGGCAAGACTAAAACCATCGCCGTTGATGCAGGCACCGGTTATCAATTAACTGCACAACTGATCAAAGAATATTGGACTCCCGCGACCAAAGGCGCATTGATTGCCTCTCCCTCCAATCCTACCGGAACACTTATTACGCCTGAAGAATTGCAGCAAGCTATTGCTACGGTTAATGACTTGGGTGGCTGCTTTTATTCGGATGAGATTTATCACGGACTGGTTTACGATACAACAGCCACTTCAGCGCTGGCGTTTAGCGACGATGTATTTGTCATTAACAGTTTCTCCAAATATTTTGGCATGACTGGTTGGCGTATTGGCTGGTTGATTGTGCCGGATGAGTTTATTGAAGCTACGGAGAAACTCGCTCAGAACATTTATATCTCAACATCTACGCCAGCACAATATGCTGCATTAGCTGCTTTTGATGAAAATACTCTGGCAGAACTTGAAAACAGACGCCGGGAATTTGCCGCCAGACGGGATTTTCTTTATGATAACCTGTTACGTTTGGGCTTTGAAATCCCCATTAAGCCTGCCGGTGCTTTTTATATTTACGCCAATGCCAAAAAGTTTACTGATGACAGTTATCAATTCGCACTGGATTTTTTGGAAGCTGAAGGTGTTGCCATAACACCCGGAAAAGATTTTGGCAGTAATGAAGCTAACCACATGCTGCGCTTTTCATATACGACATCATTCGCTAAAATGACTATTGCCATCCAACGCCTGGATCGATTTATTAATAAAGGATAA